From Alteromonas australica, one genomic window encodes:
- a CDS encoding TonB-dependent siderophore receptor has product MKYSTLAIAVIGGLGASFSAVAEKQTDGENVEKIEVTGRAQQFYLDSNTRVGTKTDADIMEIPLSVQVLTHQLIADQAARDITDLYRSIAGVSEFSYSGVTFRGFRDDANVFYDGVRGDPFSGFSVPQLFNVERVEVLKGPAAALYGGGEPGGMINYVSRQPSFNEEKNITVTGGNFSLLGASTELTGAVTDTMAYRFGAFYEAQDSFRNNADSENIEFAGGALFALGDNTQLTTTYDYIVQNLGGNRLRGVPVDDDGNFLVDPSYNANEKGDYQDLEALVLQANLQHNFNDNFTFNGTLRYLDNERDQAYHESRSWVDVNGDGVADINDETIQREYRKQYRANEELSLTLDFVYDTTLLGLDHQLLFGGDWHNVETQYDYLRARYEADGVGNLNIFDLNYGETDPSTYNLTDLDRDGLKRDRASIYVQDKIAFSPEWALMVGARFDYFDEQSMDTDTEYNDKDITPRAGLIYTPTQETTVYLNYSESFNPVDSSDYEDAGVTPLDPETGNQVELGLKQSWLNGSIMTTVAVYQIEKENLVISNPDYIEGENDDVEPALINFGLVESSGAEFTLVGDVSDNISITANYAYNDTLVKEGSTSNTYDGTRFANAPRHQAGFWARYNLESIDSSFAMGVDYVSEQISLDGQRVKPYTIFDASWTTQWNAMLLSINVKNLFDKEYAVSGFSERNGHFPGEPREVVVQVSYDF; this is encoded by the coding sequence ATGAAATATTCAACACTTGCCATAGCGGTAATCGGTGGTTTAGGCGCTTCGTTCTCAGCGGTAGCTGAAAAACAAACCGACGGAGAAAACGTCGAAAAAATTGAGGTTACAGGGCGCGCGCAGCAGTTCTACTTAGACAGTAATACTCGAGTAGGGACGAAAACTGATGCGGATATTATGGAAATTCCCCTGTCTGTTCAGGTGCTAACCCATCAGCTCATTGCAGACCAAGCCGCTCGTGATATCACAGATTTGTACCGCTCTATTGCAGGTGTTAGTGAGTTTAGTTACTCAGGGGTTACCTTTCGAGGTTTCAGAGACGACGCCAATGTGTTTTACGATGGCGTACGCGGCGACCCTTTCTCAGGATTTTCGGTCCCCCAATTATTTAATGTAGAGCGTGTTGAAGTACTGAAAGGCCCTGCGGCTGCCCTTTACGGTGGTGGCGAACCCGGCGGAATGATTAACTATGTGAGTCGTCAGCCGTCTTTCAATGAAGAAAAGAACATCACGGTTACGGGCGGAAACTTTTCGCTATTAGGTGCGTCTACTGAATTAACGGGTGCAGTAACAGACACCATGGCGTATCGTTTCGGCGCATTTTACGAAGCACAAGACAGTTTCCGCAACAATGCTGACTCAGAAAACATTGAATTTGCAGGTGGCGCATTATTTGCCCTTGGTGACAATACACAGCTGACCACCACCTATGATTATATTGTTCAAAACTTGGGTGGCAACCGCTTACGCGGGGTACCCGTGGATGACGATGGTAACTTCTTAGTTGACCCTAGCTACAACGCGAATGAAAAAGGCGATTACCAAGACTTAGAAGCCCTGGTTTTACAAGCCAATCTACAACACAACTTTAATGATAATTTTACCTTCAACGGCACATTGAGATATTTAGATAACGAACGCGATCAGGCATATCATGAGTCCCGTAGTTGGGTTGATGTGAACGGTGATGGGGTGGCCGACATTAATGATGAAACCATTCAGCGAGAATACCGCAAGCAATACCGCGCAAATGAAGAACTCAGTTTAACCCTCGATTTTGTGTACGACACCACCCTACTTGGCCTTGACCACCAGCTATTGTTTGGTGGAGATTGGCACAATGTAGAAACGCAATACGATTACTTGCGCGCCCGCTACGAAGCTGACGGTGTAGGTAATTTAAATATCTTTGATTTAAATTATGGTGAAACCGATCCTAGCACTTACAATCTTACCGATTTAGATCGTGACGGTTTAAAACGTGACAGAGCCAGTATTTACGTTCAAGATAAAATTGCATTTTCGCCTGAGTGGGCCCTAATGGTAGGGGCGCGATTCGATTACTTTGATGAACAAAGTATGGATACAGACACGGAATATAACGACAAGGATATTACGCCTCGAGCGGGATTAATTTATACCCCAACGCAAGAAACCACGGTTTACCTCAATTATTCTGAGAGCTTTAACCCTGTAGACTCCTCTGATTACGAAGACGCTGGGGTAACCCCGCTTGACCCAGAAACAGGCAACCAGGTGGAATTAGGCCTGAAACAGTCATGGTTAAATGGCAGCATTATGACCACTGTCGCCGTTTATCAAATTGAAAAAGAAAACCTTGTTATCAGTAACCCTGACTATATTGAAGGGGAAAATGACGATGTTGAGCCTGCATTAATTAATTTCGGTTTAGTCGAAAGCAGCGGGGCTGAATTCACTCTTGTGGGTGACGTGTCCGACAATATTAGTATTACTGCCAACTATGCCTACAACGACACCCTTGTAAAAGAAGGCAGTACCAGCAATACCTACGATGGAACCCGCTTCGCCAATGCGCCTCGTCATCAGGCAGGATTTTGGGCGCGGTATAACCTTGAATCTATCGACTCTTCTTTTGCCATGGGCGTAGACTATGTGAGTGAACAAATAAGCTTAGATGGGCAGCGAGTGAAACCCTATACCATTTTTGATGCTAGCTGGACCACGCAATGGAATGCCATGTTGTTAAGCATTAACGTGAAAAATCTGTTCGATAAAGAATACGCAGTGAGCGGTTTTAGTGAGCGCAATGGTCACTTCCCTGGAGAGCCACGAGAAGTTGTTGTGCAGGTAAGTTACGATTTCTAA
- a CDS encoding PepSY-associated TM helix domain-containing protein: MSKQHWYKWHSWAGFPLAVLCCFVMLSGTLAVMSHELDWLTNPAIRTQPHQAEPFNWSEYYREVQSVSHGDKIYQLSAPLHEGFAAEAILYDAKNQRYRVYVDPNDYQYTGNGAWFNWQTTLRRIHRHLMMPLNLGLTIVSALAFPLLFSLVSGLILHPQWWRGLWRAPRRANKRVFWGDIHRLTGLWTSGLLLIISVTGVWYFVEKYGLGANYPINGKPKSELAMKTHVSVQPQVLDTALDTVARLRPAFQIKSIYLPIKAGQPIRVDGQENQILVRDRANNLIFDPLSGALLSQRHAEDLSAHVRISEAADPLHFGTWGGYWSKTLYFMFGLLMSSLSITGTIIYAHRTFKWRKGQTPPLRNVLYRGAMNTKAGALISLTLITICLVLTTLALSNR; encoded by the coding sequence ATGAGCAAACAACACTGGTACAAATGGCACAGCTGGGCGGGGTTTCCGCTAGCTGTGCTTTGTTGCTTCGTCATGCTATCTGGCACCCTCGCGGTGATGTCTCACGAACTCGATTGGTTAACTAACCCCGCCATTCGCACCCAGCCTCATCAAGCCGAACCGTTTAATTGGTCAGAATACTATCGCGAAGTACAAAGCGTCTCCCACGGCGATAAAATTTATCAGTTATCGGCACCTCTACATGAGGGATTCGCCGCCGAGGCCATCCTCTATGACGCAAAAAATCAGCGTTACCGCGTATACGTTGACCCCAATGACTACCAATATACCGGCAATGGGGCGTGGTTTAATTGGCAAACAACGTTAAGGCGAATACACCGCCATTTGATGATGCCATTAAACCTCGGCTTAACCATTGTCTCGGCATTAGCGTTTCCCTTACTGTTTAGCCTAGTCTCAGGCTTAATACTGCATCCACAATGGTGGCGAGGGCTTTGGCGCGCTCCCCGGCGCGCCAATAAACGGGTATTTTGGGGTGACATTCATCGCTTAACCGGCCTATGGACAAGTGGCTTATTGCTCATTATTAGTGTTACTGGAGTTTGGTATTTTGTGGAAAAATATGGCTTGGGTGCAAATTACCCGATAAATGGAAAGCCAAAAAGCGAGCTAGCCATGAAGACCCACGTTAGTGTTCAACCACAGGTGCTCGACACCGCGCTGGACACTGTTGCTCGTTTACGCCCCGCATTCCAAATAAAGTCGATTTACTTACCCATTAAAGCGGGGCAACCCATTAGGGTAGACGGCCAAGAAAACCAAATTCTAGTGCGAGATCGTGCAAACAACCTCATATTCGACCCCCTATCAGGGGCGCTACTTTCTCAACGTCATGCCGAGGATCTTTCAGCCCACGTAAGAATATCAGAAGCTGCCGACCCACTTCACTTTGGCACTTGGGGAGGTTACTGGAGTAAAACCCTCTACTTCATGTTTGGCTTACTCATGAGCAGTTTATCTATTACCGGCACTATTATTTATGCACACCGCACGTTTAAATGGCGAAAAGGGCAAACGCCACCACTGAGAAACGTCCTCTATCGTGGGGCAATGAACACGAAAGCTGGGGCGTTGATATCGTTGACGTTAATAACAATATGTTTAGTGCTTACCACCTTAGCCCTTTCTAACCGCTAG
- a CDS encoding sulfotransferase family 2 domain-containing protein, with protein MTEYLKTVIISHKHKFIFIKTKKTAGTSIEVFLSQFCDENDVLTPIYPAVSPHTPRGYKGYWNLFPELARSSLCEKSTIMWHWVKRKKFRNHASALTISHRVPKHIWNSYYKFCVDRNPWDKTLSHYYMVKSRRYPEMTLDQYFKRGNLCLNYPKYCDQKGNIMVDRVLNYENLDHQFAQVCKTLSLPFNNGLTVRAKGDYRVDRRPYQEVFTAAQKGYVAEAFSREISMHNYGF; from the coding sequence ATGACAGAGTACCTGAAAACAGTGATTATTTCTCATAAGCACAAATTTATCTTTATCAAAACAAAAAAAACGGCGGGCACAAGCATAGAGGTATTCTTATCGCAGTTTTGCGACGAAAACGATGTGCTGACACCTATTTACCCTGCGGTTTCACCTCATACGCCTCGCGGATACAAAGGATATTGGAATCTCTTTCCTGAACTGGCGAGATCTTCATTGTGCGAGAAATCGACGATTATGTGGCATTGGGTAAAAAGAAAAAAGTTTCGTAATCATGCATCTGCATTAACGATAAGTCATCGTGTGCCTAAGCACATTTGGAATAGTTACTATAAGTTTTGTGTCGACAGAAACCCGTGGGATAAAACCCTGTCTCATTATTATATGGTTAAAAGTCGTCGCTATCCTGAAATGACGTTAGATCAGTATTTTAAACGGGGTAATTTGTGTTTGAATTACCCTAAGTACTGCGATCAGAAGGGTAACATCATGGTAGATAGAGTTTTAAACTACGAGAACCTAGATCACCAATTCGCACAGGTCTGCAAAACCCTTTCTCTCCCCTTTAATAACGGGCTGACGGTCCGCGCGAAAGGCGACTATCGCGTTGATCGAAGGCCCTATCAAGAGGTGTTTACTGCTGCGCAGAAAGGTTACGTAGCAGAAGCATTTTCACGGGAAATTAGCATGCACAATTATGGCTTTTAA
- a CDS encoding HopJ type III effector protein, with the protein MSYTRLEELVAHLSEAPNTIAFGDVISLIDNTFFFTPTAFENGVIKNQENQNNGSCKLLALGQYLDLSNEQTLALFGSFYRDDVLNHPEGDDHGNIRNFMQTGHAGVTFEQFPLVLKG; encoded by the coding sequence GTGTCGTACACGCGTTTGGAAGAATTAGTCGCACACCTTTCTGAAGCCCCCAATACTATAGCGTTTGGTGATGTGATTTCCCTTATTGATAATACGTTTTTCTTTACCCCCACAGCATTTGAAAACGGTGTCATAAAGAACCAGGAAAACCAAAATAATGGTTCATGTAAGCTATTGGCATTAGGCCAATATCTTGACCTTTCAAATGAGCAAACTCTGGCGTTGTTTGGTAGCTTTTACCGAGACGATGTGCTCAACCACCCAGAAGGGGACGACCACGGAAACATTAGAAATTTCATGCAAACAGGGCATGCTGGTGTCACGTTCGAACAGTTCCCATTAGTATTAAAGGGTTAA
- a CDS encoding BlaI/MecI/CopY family transcriptional regulator, with protein sequence MTHSVDKPDISNAEFDVLDALWEDSPATSADVIARLNKHKDWHEKTVKTLLGRLVKKGVLRFEKQQRQYLYYPLIARDEYTKKEANSFIGRLFKGKVAPLVAGFANQNALSQQDVDELKALIEQWEQNND encoded by the coding sequence ATGACTCATTCAGTAGATAAACCCGATATTTCTAATGCCGAATTTGACGTGCTCGACGCCCTTTGGGAAGACAGCCCAGCCACATCGGCAGACGTGATTGCTAGGTTAAACAAACACAAAGATTGGCACGAAAAAACCGTAAAAACCTTACTGGGGCGGCTAGTAAAAAAAGGGGTGTTACGATTCGAAAAGCAGCAACGTCAGTACTTGTATTACCCTCTTATTGCGCGGGATGAGTATACAAAAAAAGAAGCAAACAGCTTCATTGGTCGCTTGTTCAAAGGGAAAGTAGCACCTTTAGTGGCAGGCTTTGCTAACCAAAATGCGTTATCTCAGCAAGATGTTGATGAACTTAAAGCACTTATCGAACAGTGGGAACAGAACAATGATTGA
- a CDS encoding M56 family metallopeptidase: protein MIDWIIAQQGVLSIALALLIANERLAAVKLNPMFTYRLWALVPLVLILNNLPSDVVALASNTISRYVVGMNTEVTVPPSTVYFSVWVLGVCSIVLYVGLHHFTLWQSIDKQEKAFPNTHFSRKANTPMLFGFIAPKILLPYSFHSTFTDSQQALVLEHENMHLRHLDHVWNALALVLATVFWFNPLVWIALKSFRLNQELACDFNVLKLKSDNDKLNYAKALVQCAEHSATPLTLYPTFGEKTTMIKRINAIKTPSKGNKMLAMAITSVAILMAANTALANMPSQPVESNKAQINSAAPIKRVEPIYPKKAIKENLEGFVVFKFDISEKGAADKIVVVKSSPKGVFDKNALKAFKQWEFKPATKGGKPIRQKGLLVQLDFKLAPEPITTKNTLPPM, encoded by the coding sequence ATGATTGATTGGATAATAGCGCAGCAAGGCGTACTGTCTATTGCCCTTGCCCTTCTCATCGCAAACGAGCGACTCGCCGCGGTGAAGCTTAACCCAATGTTCACCTATAGATTATGGGCGCTAGTGCCGCTTGTACTGATATTGAACAACTTACCTTCGGATGTGGTGGCTTTAGCCAGCAACACGATTAGCCGTTATGTGGTGGGGATGAACACAGAAGTCACCGTCCCACCTTCTACTGTGTATTTTTCTGTATGGGTATTGGGCGTTTGCAGCATCGTTTTGTACGTTGGCTTGCATCATTTCACTTTATGGCAATCCATAGATAAACAAGAGAAAGCATTCCCAAACACGCATTTTTCCCGTAAAGCGAATACCCCAATGCTATTTGGCTTTATAGCCCCCAAAATACTTTTGCCTTATTCATTCCACTCTACATTCACAGACTCACAGCAAGCCCTCGTTTTAGAACATGAAAATATGCATCTACGGCACCTAGATCACGTGTGGAATGCATTGGCATTGGTATTGGCCACCGTATTTTGGTTTAACCCCCTTGTGTGGATAGCGCTTAAGTCGTTTCGTTTAAACCAGGAATTGGCCTGCGACTTCAACGTGCTAAAACTAAAATCAGACAACGATAAACTCAATTATGCGAAAGCATTGGTTCAATGTGCAGAGCATAGTGCTACACCCTTAACGCTGTATCCTACTTTTGGAGAAAAAACGACAATGATTAAACGTATAAATGCAATTAAAACCCCTAGCAAGGGAAATAAAATGCTGGCCATGGCGATAACGTCCGTGGCAATACTAATGGCGGCGAATACGGCATTGGCCAACATGCCATCACAACCGGTAGAGTCAAACAAAGCGCAAATAAATAGTGCTGCTCCTATCAAACGTGTAGAACCTATTTACCCTAAAAAAGCCATTAAGGAGAACCTAGAAGGGTTTGTCGTGTTCAAATTCGACATTTCAGAGAAAGGAGCGGCCGACAAAATCGTGGTGGTAAAGTCCTCACCTAAAGGCGTGTTCGATAAAAATGCGTTAAAAGCGTTTAAGCAGTGGGAGTTCAAACCAGCCACAAAAGGGGGTAAGCCAATAAGACAAAAAGGGTTACTCGTTCAGCTTGATTTTAAGCTAGCCCCTGAGCCTATTACTACAAAAAACACCCTGCCTCCCATGTAG
- a CDS encoding peroxiredoxin-like family protein, with translation MRNFIVIAVVVLSAILGANQALAFERGGIAESANAVTPLLNGQFAPKTTLKMADGTPVSLQALTLQKPTIVLFYRGGWCPYCSRQLAQLKDIEKELVNLGFQILAISPETPERLQEQKLETEFLVTLLSDEKLATIREFGVGFYVDESTSEKYQTYGIKLAKDEAGREVLPAPAIFMLNTKGQVLFSYVNPDYKVRPSAELVLSVAKVLKAEM, from the coding sequence GTGAGAAATTTTATTGTTATAGCTGTGGTGGTGCTTAGCGCTATATTGGGTGCAAATCAGGCGTTAGCTTTTGAAAGAGGTGGGATTGCAGAATCTGCGAACGCAGTGACTCCATTGCTGAACGGTCAGTTTGCGCCTAAAACGACGTTAAAAATGGCCGATGGTACGCCGGTTAGCTTACAAGCCTTAACCTTACAAAAGCCGACTATTGTGCTTTTTTATCGCGGGGGATGGTGTCCCTATTGCAGCCGCCAACTGGCGCAGTTAAAAGATATTGAAAAAGAACTCGTTAACCTGGGCTTTCAAATTCTCGCTATTTCGCCCGAAACACCAGAACGGCTTCAAGAACAAAAGCTTGAAACTGAGTTTTTGGTTACGCTTCTTTCCGATGAAAAGCTAGCCACCATTCGTGAATTCGGTGTGGGGTTTTATGTGGATGAATCAACGTCTGAAAAATATCAAACCTACGGCATTAAACTAGCAAAAGATGAAGCAGGCCGTGAAGTTTTGCCTGCCCCAGCTATTTTTATGCTCAATACAAAAGGGCAAGTGCTGTTTAGCTATGTTAATCCAGATTACAAGGTACGCCCTTCTGCTGAATTAGTGCTATCTGTCGCGAAGGTGCTAAAAGCGGAAATGTAG
- a CDS encoding MarR family winged helix-turn-helix transcriptional regulator, protein MSTNATVSPMKFNDALFNLLNTIRNAILLEIKNTSLMLPPMQLKTLKIIDQLEGCTGQKLAAYLGRDKAQINRLIKELSENDLVRKVQCDTDKRSQIISLTTSGERALAVFIQIEERVFSDMLKNVSVEDQEIFKTLVLTFKENLDNR, encoded by the coding sequence ATGTCAACTAATGCCACGGTTTCCCCAATGAAATTTAACGACGCCTTATTTAACCTGCTTAACACAATACGCAATGCGATTTTATTAGAAATCAAAAATACATCGTTAATGTTGCCGCCTATGCAGCTCAAAACGCTGAAAATTATTGATCAATTAGAAGGGTGTACAGGGCAAAAATTGGCGGCATATTTAGGCAGAGACAAAGCTCAAATAAATCGCTTAATCAAAGAGTTGTCGGAAAACGACTTAGTACGAAAAGTGCAATGTGACACCGATAAGCGTAGTCAAATTATTTCGCTTACCACAAGTGGCGAGCGCGCCCTTGCCGTGTTTATTCAAATAGAAGAGCGCGTGTTTTCCGATATGCTAAAAAATGTAAGTGTAGAGGATCAAGAAATATTCAAAACATTGGTGCTTACCTTTAAAGAAAATTTAGACAACAGGTAA
- a CDS encoding DUF1194 domain-containing protein → MKAFKSCLTTCLVFFFLSPVCRADLIDSKLALVIDVSASVSDSDYQFQIQAFETAFNHPTVLANIDALNEGILVEVFFFSSSAVSADIDMLLTSAADAAVFSTMIGALTRPFSEGTSPADGMILASDWLLDSTVWESPSLLALVVGDGYGSYHNDGAARDAAQANGVTINGLAVDDPGYFIDACLPGGYYFENIITADGQCYQANSYADFEQALTLALIDATETPRLVAAPRPLAIFAFSFLLFTCIRSVLFRCLSVKYA, encoded by the coding sequence ATGAAAGCATTTAAATCTTGTTTAACTACTTGCCTCGTTTTTTTCTTTTTATCCCCTGTTTGTCGCGCTGACCTCATCGATTCTAAACTTGCCCTCGTCATTGATGTGTCAGCCAGTGTTAGTGATAGCGATTACCAATTTCAAATACAGGCTTTTGAAACCGCATTTAATCACCCCACAGTTTTAGCGAATATTGATGCCTTAAATGAAGGTATTTTGGTAGAGGTATTCTTTTTTTCATCAAGTGCGGTTAGCGCGGATATCGATATGCTTTTAACCTCTGCCGCAGATGCCGCCGTATTTAGTACAATGATAGGCGCGTTAACTCGCCCCTTCAGCGAAGGCACCTCTCCAGCTGATGGCATGATCTTGGCCAGTGATTGGTTGCTGGACAGTACCGTTTGGGAAAGCCCAAGTTTGTTGGCACTGGTAGTAGGCGATGGCTATGGGTCGTACCATAATGACGGTGCCGCACGTGATGCCGCTCAGGCGAACGGCGTCACCATTAATGGGCTGGCAGTGGATGACCCAGGGTACTTCATTGATGCTTGCTTACCCGGCGGCTACTATTTTGAAAATATTATTACTGCGGATGGCCAATGCTATCAAGCAAACAGCTACGCCGATTTTGAACAAGCCTTAACCCTTGCACTCATTGATGCCACAGAAACGCCCCGTTTAGTTGCGGCGCCACGCCCACTCGCGATTTTCGCATTTTCCTTTTTACTTTTCACATGCATACGCTCAGTCTTGTTTCGCTGCTTATCAGTAAAATACGCTTAG
- a CDS encoding YaeQ family protein, which translates to MALKATIFKADISITDMDRNYYNDHNLTIARHPSENDERMMLRIIAFIVNAHEHLQFTKGLSDDDVPDLWQKNFSDEIELWIELGQPSEQRIKKGCNQSQHMMIYAYADNSFEAWWKKEQNKLHTRKNLSVFTLPESLAGTLANAVQRSMQIQVTIQDGQMWLTIEGTEVTESVEIAIQKHM; encoded by the coding sequence ATGGCGCTTAAAGCAACTATTTTCAAAGCAGACATATCGATAACCGATATGGACCGCAATTACTATAACGATCATAACCTGACTATTGCTCGCCACCCGTCTGAAAACGATGAACGCATGATGCTGCGCATCATTGCCTTTATTGTTAACGCCCACGAGCACCTTCAGTTTACCAAAGGTTTGTCTGATGACGATGTACCAGATCTCTGGCAAAAAAACTTTAGTGACGAAATAGAGTTATGGATAGAATTAGGGCAACCTTCAGAGCAACGTATTAAAAAGGGCTGTAATCAAAGCCAGCATATGATGATTTATGCTTATGCCGACAACAGTTTTGAGGCATGGTGGAAAAAAGAGCAAAACAAATTGCACACAAGAAAAAACTTATCGGTATTCACCTTGCCTGAATCATTAGCCGGTACGCTCGCTAATGCGGTTCAGCGTTCTATGCAAATTCAGGTAACTATTCAAGATGGGCAAATGTGGTTGACTATTGAGGGTACTGAAGTGACTGAAAGCGTTGAAATCGCCATACAGAAGCACATGTAA